One Nitrospina watsonii DNA segment encodes these proteins:
- the sucC gene encoding ADP-forming succinate--CoA ligase subunit beta: MKIHEYQGKQLFKKYKVPVPNGILVHDKSEAAAAAKKIGTTPVVVKAQIHAGGRGKGGGVKLAKSPEEAEKHAGDIIGMQLVTHQTGPEGRLVKKVLIEEGMDIVRELYLSLILDRETSQVMIMASEAGGMEIEEVAEATPEKIITERVDPVIGVKPYLARKLAFALNLEGDVFKQAIPFIINLYQCFVKEDLSMLEINPLVVTGDNRLLALDAKIDVDDNALGRHPDIQEMRDLDEEDPNEIEASKFHLNYIQLDGNIGCMVNGAGLAMATMDIVKHSGGEPANFLDVGGGANEEMIENAFRILLSDNKVKAIFINIFGGILRCDILAKGVVAAAKKLSVTIPVVIRMEGTNMEEGHRILEESEINFIVGNGMKDAAKKVVQAIQ; encoded by the coding sequence ATGAAAATTCACGAATATCAGGGCAAACAGCTCTTCAAAAAATACAAGGTCCCGGTACCCAACGGCATCCTGGTTCACGACAAATCCGAAGCGGCAGCCGCCGCGAAGAAGATCGGCACCACCCCCGTTGTGGTCAAGGCGCAGATCCATGCCGGCGGCCGTGGCAAGGGTGGCGGCGTGAAACTGGCCAAAAGCCCGGAGGAAGCCGAGAAGCACGCCGGAGATATCATCGGTATGCAGTTGGTCACGCACCAGACCGGCCCGGAAGGACGGCTGGTGAAAAAGGTTCTGATCGAAGAGGGGATGGACATCGTCCGCGAATTGTATCTGAGCCTCATCCTCGACCGCGAGACCAGCCAGGTCATGATCATGGCCAGTGAGGCCGGTGGCATGGAAATCGAGGAAGTGGCCGAAGCCACGCCGGAAAAAATCATCACCGAACGCGTCGATCCCGTCATCGGCGTCAAACCCTATCTCGCACGCAAACTGGCGTTCGCCCTGAACCTGGAAGGCGACGTCTTCAAGCAGGCCATTCCCTTCATCATCAATCTGTATCAGTGCTTCGTGAAGGAAGACCTGTCGATGCTGGAGATCAACCCGCTGGTGGTCACCGGCGACAACCGTCTTTTGGCGCTCGACGCCAAGATCGATGTGGACGACAACGCGCTGGGCCGGCATCCCGACATACAGGAGATGCGCGACCTCGACGAGGAAGACCCCAACGAGATCGAAGCCTCCAAGTTCCACCTCAACTACATTCAGCTCGATGGCAACATCGGCTGCATGGTGAACGGCGCCGGACTGGCGATGGCGACGATGGATATCGTCAAGCACAGTGGAGGCGAGCCCGCCAACTTTCTGGATGTCGGCGGCGGCGCCAACGAGGAGATGATCGAAAACGCATTCCGCATTCTCCTCTCTGACAACAAAGTAAAAGCCATTTTCATTAATATATTCGGTGGCATTCTGCGCTGCGACATCCTCGCCAAAGGCGTGGTCGCGGCGGCGAAAAAATTGAGTGTGACTATTCCGGTTGTCATCCGCATGGAAGGCACCAACATGGAAGAAGGCCACCGCATTCTTGAAGAATCCGAAATCAACTTCATCGTCGGCAATGGTATGAAAGATGCCGCGAAAAAGGTCGTACAGGCAATCCAATGA
- the fliS gene encoding flagellar export chaperone FliS — MGQTQGHKEYRINEVSTSNQGKLILMMYDGAIRFVTMAMDSLDQNDVAHKSVYIQKSRDIVNELMVALDTDKGGEVCRNLERLYQFVLRQLTLANIKNDKASLQAVLRVMTPLREAWDQIFNAAEEAESSTHSSPNSGFVARC, encoded by the coding sequence ATGGGACAGACACAGGGACACAAGGAATACCGGATCAATGAGGTCTCGACCTCCAACCAGGGCAAGCTGATTCTCATGATGTACGATGGAGCCATCCGGTTTGTCACCATGGCGATGGATTCTCTGGACCAGAACGATGTCGCTCACAAGAGTGTGTACATCCAGAAGTCGCGGGACATCGTCAACGAGTTGATGGTGGCGCTCGACACCGACAAGGGCGGTGAGGTGTGCCGCAATCTGGAACGGCTGTACCAGTTTGTGCTGCGCCAGTTGACCCTGGCCAACATCAAAAACGACAAGGCCTCCCTGCAGGCGGTCCTGCGTGTGATGACACCGCTGCGCGAAGCCTGGGACCAGATCTTCAACGCCGCGGAAGAAGCCGAATCCAGTACCCACTCCAGCCCGAACTCCGGCTTCGTGGCCCGGTGTTGA
- the sucD gene encoding succinate--CoA ligase subunit alpha: MSILVDENTKLLVQGITGREGMFHAEQCMKYGTQLVAGVTPGKGGQKVLDTVPVFNSVKDAVAKTKANASMIFVPPAFAADAILEAADAGVELIICISEGIPVYDMVEVYRYIQDSDSRLVGPNCPGVISPGKCKIGIMPAHIHKKGNVGIISRSGTLTYEAVGQLTAMGIGQSTCVGIGGDPIIGTRYIDTLKLFQKDRATKAICMIGEIGGSAEDEAAYYIKKHVTKPVVGFIAGQTAPPGRRMGHAGAIISGGQGTAEGKMKVMKKCGIKVVKSPADIGKTLAKCL, translated from the coding sequence ATGAGCATTCTCGTAGATGAAAACACAAAATTGCTGGTTCAGGGCATCACCGGTCGCGAAGGCATGTTTCACGCCGAGCAGTGCATGAAGTACGGCACCCAGCTGGTGGCGGGTGTGACTCCGGGTAAAGGCGGACAGAAGGTGCTGGACACCGTTCCTGTTTTCAATTCGGTCAAAGACGCCGTCGCCAAAACCAAGGCCAACGCCTCGATGATCTTCGTGCCGCCGGCGTTCGCCGCGGACGCCATTCTCGAAGCGGCGGATGCGGGTGTCGAATTGATCATCTGCATCTCGGAAGGCATTCCGGTGTATGACATGGTGGAAGTGTACCGGTACATCCAGGATTCCGATTCGCGTCTGGTCGGGCCCAACTGCCCCGGCGTCATCTCTCCCGGCAAATGCAAGATCGGCATCATGCCCGCACACATCCACAAAAAGGGCAACGTCGGCATCATTTCCCGCAGCGGCACCTTGACCTACGAGGCCGTCGGTCAGTTGACGGCCATGGGCATCGGCCAGTCCACCTGCGTCGGCATCGGCGGCGATCCCATCATCGGCACCCGCTACATCGACACCCTCAAGCTGTTCCAGAAGGACCGCGCCACCAAGGCCATCTGCATGATCGGCGAGATCGGCGGGTCGGCGGAAGACGAAGCGGCGTACTATATCAAGAAACACGTCACCAAACCGGTGGTCGGGTTCATCGCCGGGCAGACTGCGCCTCCGGGCCGCCGCATGGGCCACGCAGGCGCCATCATTTCCGGTGGCCAGGGTACGGCGGAAGGCAAGATGAAGGTCATGAAGAAGTGCGGCATCAAAGTGGTGAAGAGTCCGGCCGACATCGGCAAGACCCTCGCCAAGTGCCTGTAA
- a CDS encoding type II toxin-antitoxin system HicB family antitoxin, which produces MKRNVIQIILYPGDQSGYVAECVGLPVITQGSTIDETVKNMQEALALHLDGENLEELELSPNAPIIVSMELQPIHG; this is translated from the coding sequence ATGAAACGCAATGTGATTCAGATCATTCTTTATCCGGGAGATCAAAGCGGCTATGTCGCCGAATGCGTCGGCCTGCCGGTCATCACCCAGGGGAGCACGATCGACGAGACGGTGAAGAACATGCAGGAGGCGCTGGCTTTGCACCTCGACGGGGAGAACCTGGAAGAGTTGGAACTGTCACCCAATGCCCCCATCATTGTGAGCATGGAGCTGCAACCGATTCATGGTTAA
- a CDS encoding double zinc ribbon domain-containing protein, translating into MSHTSICPHCGAPNPNKTAWCEKCLTPFDPPQAENKTLDCPNCQHPNDYQLDHCEVCHEPLKPGQAE; encoded by the coding sequence ATGAGCCACACATCGATCTGTCCCCATTGCGGGGCACCCAATCCAAACAAAACCGCGTGGTGCGAAAAGTGCCTGACGCCGTTCGATCCTCCCCAAGCCGAGAATAAAACGCTGGACTGTCCCAACTGCCAGCATCCCAACGACTACCAACTGGATCACTGCGAAGTCTGCCACGAACCGTTGAAGCCCGGTCAGGCGGAGTAG
- the fliD gene encoding flagellar filament capping protein FliD has translation MAITSIFGLQSGFNTSEVVEQLIALQQRPLEAKVSERELQIDKLDLFKELRTLAGSFKSLVRTMDIRDRMLNKVGDFLGDTSTAKVGVNTSVNSPTGAFDINVTQLAQTGIVQSDDRFSAATDTYNPGLDGEFFRITVGSTVTDITVGGDETVQEIVDLINASAADVTAKVVDDGSATPISIVIEGNQTGSSQDVTARYFEGGTDQFFTSIQTAQDSTFTLDSISYTRSTNTVNDVITGTTLSLDALGSGTINISIDTDNIRTKIEDFVKQFNEVQTFIDEQAFFDSDTLESGPLFGQFSVRNLEETLSNLVSSQVTGLSSSFSFLSQIGISTQDDGTLVLDSAKLSSALVSDPEGVANLFITSGSATDANVDFLNANSKTEQGTFELQVTGGVPELRKVGEASFTAAVQGPGSTFIGAAGTSAEGLVFSIDSSELASNGSKGTIAVSIGVAEKLDRVLTFNTDTTQNGPLMGDINTTTEQIEDLNEVILRLDDRLKLFEDRIRNQFIQLEVILGQLDAQRKAVESSLSNLSGLLKK, from the coding sequence ATGGCAATCACATCCATATTTGGCCTTCAATCCGGCTTCAACACCTCGGAAGTCGTCGAGCAACTGATCGCTCTGCAGCAGCGTCCTCTGGAAGCGAAGGTGTCCGAACGCGAGTTGCAGATCGACAAGCTCGACCTGTTCAAGGAGTTGCGCACGCTGGCTGGATCGTTCAAGAGCCTGGTGCGGACCATGGACATTCGCGACCGCATGCTGAACAAGGTTGGCGATTTCCTGGGCGACACCTCCACCGCCAAAGTCGGCGTCAACACCAGCGTGAACTCGCCCACCGGCGCGTTCGACATCAACGTCACCCAGCTGGCGCAGACGGGGATTGTGCAGTCCGACGACCGGTTCAGTGCAGCGACGGATACTTACAACCCGGGCCTGGACGGCGAATTTTTCCGGATCACAGTCGGAAGCACCGTAACCGATATCACCGTCGGCGGCGACGAAACCGTGCAGGAGATTGTGGACCTGATCAACGCCTCAGCGGCGGATGTCACCGCCAAGGTGGTGGATGACGGTTCGGCCACTCCCATCAGCATTGTGATCGAGGGCAACCAGACCGGCTCCAGCCAGGATGTGACGGCCCGTTATTTTGAAGGCGGAACGGACCAGTTTTTCACCAGCATTCAAACGGCGCAGGATTCGACGTTCACTCTCGACAGCATCAGCTACACCCGTTCCACCAATACCGTCAACGACGTCATCACCGGCACGACGCTGAGCCTGGACGCGCTGGGTTCCGGCACCATCAACATCAGCATCGACACCGACAACATCCGCACCAAGATCGAGGATTTCGTCAAGCAGTTCAACGAGGTGCAAACTTTCATTGACGAGCAGGCGTTTTTCGACAGCGACACGCTGGAGTCCGGCCCGCTGTTCGGCCAGTTCTCGGTGCGCAACCTGGAAGAAACCCTCAGCAACCTGGTTTCGAGCCAGGTGACCGGGTTGAGCAGTTCGTTCAGCTTCCTGTCGCAAATCGGCATCAGCACCCAGGACGACGGCACGTTGGTGCTGGACAGCGCCAAGTTGAGCTCGGCCTTGGTGAGCGATCCGGAAGGCGTGGCCAACCTGTTCATCACCTCCGGTTCCGCCACCGACGCCAATGTCGATTTCCTGAACGCCAACAGCAAAACCGAGCAAGGCACGTTTGAGCTTCAGGTCACCGGCGGCGTTCCGGAATTGCGCAAGGTGGGCGAAGCCAGTTTCACTGCGGCCGTGCAGGGTCCGGGCAGCACCTTCATCGGCGCGGCGGGAACCAGCGCCGAGGGTCTGGTGTTCAGCATCGATTCCTCGGAACTGGCCAGCAACGGCAGCAAGGGGACGATCGCTGTTTCCATCGGCGTGGCGGAGAAACTGGACCGGGTGCTGACATTCAACACGGACACCACGCAGAACGGCCCGTTGATGGGTGACATCAACACCACCACGGAACAAATCGAGGACCTCAATGAAGTCATTCTCCGGCTGGATGACCGGCTGAAATTGTTTGAGGACCGGATTCGTAATCAGTTTATCCAATTGGAAGTGATTCTGGGTCAACTCGACGCGCAACGAAAAGCGGTGGAGTCGTCCTTATCCAATTTGTCAGGACTGCTCAAGAAATAA
- a CDS encoding AAA family ATPase encodes MDQTTPDLDLARELLEAKNNVLKEIRKVIIGQDAVIEDLLVALFSRGHCLFVGVPGLAKTLLVSSLAKVLNLKFSRIQFTPDLMPSDITGTEILYEDQATNKREFRFIRGPIFANIILADEINRTPPKTQAALLQAMQEHQVTVGSNTYHLEPPFLVFATQNPIEHEGTYPLPEAQLDRFMFIINVDYPTKEQEVQIALSTTSGVKPELEVVMEADRILALQKLVPKVPVSDHVARYAVDLVRASRPGNGTTPGFVTEWVSWGAGPRASQYLVLAAKARALMDNRVAVTIDDIKSVSQQVLEHRILLNFKAEAENIKTQDIIDKLLAEVKV; translated from the coding sequence ATGGACCAAACGACGCCCGATCTCGATCTCGCCCGCGAGCTGCTGGAAGCCAAAAACAACGTCCTGAAAGAAATCCGCAAGGTCATCATCGGCCAGGACGCCGTCATCGAAGACCTCCTGGTCGCCCTGTTCTCGCGCGGGCACTGCCTGTTCGTCGGCGTGCCGGGGCTGGCCAAGACGCTGCTCGTCAGCTCGCTGGCGAAAGTCCTCAACCTCAAGTTCAGCCGCATCCAGTTCACGCCCGACCTCATGCCGTCGGACATCACCGGCACCGAGATCCTGTACGAGGACCAGGCGACGAACAAACGCGAGTTCCGCTTCATCCGCGGCCCCATCTTCGCCAACATCATTTTGGCCGACGAGATCAACCGCACCCCGCCGAAAACGCAGGCGGCGCTGTTGCAGGCCATGCAGGAACACCAGGTGACGGTGGGCTCGAACACGTATCACCTCGAGCCGCCGTTCCTCGTGTTCGCCACGCAGAACCCCATCGAACACGAGGGCACCTATCCCCTGCCCGAGGCGCAGCTCGACCGCTTCATGTTCATCATCAACGTCGATTACCCGACCAAGGAGCAGGAGGTGCAGATCGCGCTGTCCACCACGTCGGGCGTGAAGCCGGAACTGGAGGTGGTGATGGAGGCCGACCGCATTCTGGCCTTGCAGAAGCTGGTGCCGAAGGTGCCGGTGTCGGATCACGTCGCGCGGTATGCGGTGGATTTGGTTAGGGCGTCACGACCGGGGAACGGCACGACGCCGGGATTCGTCACCGAGTGGGTCAGTTGGGGGGCGGGGCCGCGCGCCAGTCAGTACCTGGTGCTGGCCGCCAAGGCGCGGGCGCTGATGGACAACCGCGTCGCCGTCACCATCGACGACATCAAAAGCGTCAGCCAGCAGGTGCTGGAACACCGCATCCTGCTCAACTTCAAAGCCGAAGCCGAAAACATCAAAACCCAGGACATCATCGACAAGCTACTCGCTGAGGTGAAGGTTTGA
- a CDS encoding tetratricopeptide repeat protein has translation MKTHLHRIAVAIAVILLGGALFAAPVTAGLQEDITKGYSLIDQWRFEEAEAHTQSLMDTYPDSGDVLFLQARLVFYQGDYARALDLLGKVADSAPTVKEFKHHVRETHQATQGMVTRESEHFILRYTDGPDAVLVDYALDTLEKSYAVLGGILDHHPKEKVRVEIYPSREPFSRISPLTLQDIMTSGTVALCKYNRLMLISPGSLVRGYNWLDTISHEYVHFLLSSKSHNNVPLWLHEGIAKFLETRWRGEPRHLTPIMETVLANGLDNDYLIDFEAMMPSLAKLKTAEDVQLAYAEVATMVQYLVHLKGLEGLEALVAGLKDNRPIGDVLQTLVGKTLDRFQDDWKVYIKTQQLRRIPGLKVLKFQFKDKRDNGRAEDEDGERALIESRRARDLTMLGDILKSRDHIQAAIIEYRKAISESDTLSPVLYNKLADTYMITRKYDESETLLRQSLEYYPQFPSTLTNLGEVAFLRKDYEAAREYYQRAERINPFNPQVHQRLIRIYAALGENAKKGHQETLLALIK, from the coding sequence ATGAAAACGCACCTGCACCGCATCGCCGTTGCCATCGCCGTCATTCTGCTGGGCGGCGCGCTGTTTGCCGCTCCAGTGACCGCGGGGTTGCAGGAAGATATCACTAAAGGTTATTCGCTCATCGACCAGTGGCGCTTCGAGGAAGCCGAAGCCCACACGCAATCGTTGATGGACACGTACCCCGACTCCGGCGACGTGCTGTTTCTGCAGGCGCGGCTGGTGTTTTATCAAGGCGACTACGCCCGCGCGCTCGACCTTCTCGGAAAAGTCGCGGACTCCGCGCCGACCGTTAAAGAGTTCAAACACCACGTCCGCGAAACGCATCAGGCCACCCAGGGGATGGTCACCCGCGAATCGGAGCACTTCATCCTGCGCTACACCGACGGCCCGGATGCGGTGCTGGTGGACTACGCCCTCGACACGCTGGAAAAATCCTACGCCGTGCTGGGCGGCATCCTCGATCACCACCCGAAAGAGAAAGTGCGGGTGGAAATCTATCCCAGCCGCGAACCGTTTTCGCGTATCTCGCCGCTCACTTTGCAGGACATCATGACCTCCGGCACCGTCGCCCTGTGCAAGTACAACCGGCTGATGCTCATCTCGCCGGGCTCGCTGGTGCGCGGCTACAACTGGCTGGACACCATCAGCCACGAGTACGTGCACTTCCTGCTGAGCAGCAAGAGCCACAACAACGTGCCGCTGTGGCTGCATGAAGGCATCGCCAAATTCCTGGAGACGCGCTGGCGCGGTGAACCCCGCCACCTGACCCCCATCATGGAAACGGTGCTGGCCAACGGACTCGACAACGATTACCTGATCGATTTCGAAGCGATGATGCCGTCGCTCGCCAAACTCAAAACCGCCGAGGACGTGCAACTCGCCTACGCCGAGGTGGCGACGATGGTGCAGTACCTCGTGCACCTGAAAGGCCTCGAAGGACTGGAAGCGCTGGTGGCGGGCCTGAAAGACAACCGCCCCATCGGTGACGTGCTGCAGACACTGGTGGGCAAAACGCTCGACCGGTTTCAGGACGACTGGAAGGTTTATATCAAAACGCAGCAACTGAGACGCATCCCCGGCCTCAAGGTGCTCAAGTTCCAGTTCAAGGACAAACGCGACAACGGCCGCGCCGAGGATGAAGACGGCGAACGCGCCCTCATCGAAAGCCGCCGTGCCCGCGACCTCACCATGCTGGGCGACATTTTAAAGAGCCGCGACCACATCCAGGCCGCCATCATCGAGTACCGCAAAGCCATCTCGGAGTCGGACACGCTGTCGCCGGTGCTGTACAACAAGCTGGCCGACACCTACATGATCACGCGCAAGTACGATGAGTCCGAAACCCTGCTGCGGCAGAGCCTCGAATACTATCCGCAGTTCCCCAGCACGCTCACGAATCTCGGCGAGGTGGCGTTCCTGCGCAAGGATTACGAAGCGGCGCGCGAGTACTATCAGCGCGCGGAACGCATCAATCCGTTCAATCCGCAGGTCCATCAGCGGCTGATCCGCATCTACGCCGCACTGGGCGAAAACGCAAAGAAAGGACATCAGGAAACCCTGCTGGCTCTGATAAAATGA
- a CDS encoding ribonuclease H-like domain-containing protein encodes MPDQLDLFSQPPVEEPVKPQKPKDLGPRILYFDLETQKSADEVGGWGNIKDMLMAVGVVWDSHDPKHHVYYGEPDKKDGPGYTDLIDHLKSADLVVGFNVIGFDYTVIQGAASQRHIDLLDIPTFDMLVDFTQKKNHRIKLDNLAGCTLGTKKSADGLISLQWWKEYLGGDKIKLDQIVEYCKQDVNVTRDLFLFGKDHGYVEYDGRSGQRLRLNVDWTVETILKSPHR; translated from the coding sequence ATGCCCGATCAACTCGACCTGTTTTCCCAGCCGCCGGTGGAAGAGCCGGTAAAGCCCCAAAAACCAAAGGATTTGGGGCCGCGTATCCTGTATTTCGACCTGGAGACGCAGAAGAGCGCCGATGAAGTGGGCGGCTGGGGCAATATCAAGGACATGCTGATGGCCGTCGGCGTCGTCTGGGACAGCCACGACCCGAAACACCACGTTTATTACGGCGAGCCGGACAAGAAGGACGGGCCGGGCTACACCGATCTCATCGACCACCTCAAGTCCGCCGATCTGGTGGTCGGTTTCAACGTCATCGGCTTCGACTACACCGTCATCCAGGGCGCCGCCAGCCAGCGGCACATCGACTTGCTCGACATCCCCACCTTCGACATGCTCGTCGATTTCACCCAGAAAAAGAACCACCGCATCAAGCTCGACAACCTCGCCGGCTGCACGCTGGGCACGAAGAAGTCCGCCGACGGATTGATTTCACTGCAATGGTGGAAGGAATACCTGGGCGGGGACAAGATAAAGCTCGACCAGATCGTCGAGTACTGCAAGCAGGACGTCAACGTGACGCGTGACCTGTTCTTATTCGGCAAGGACCACGGCTACGTCGAGTACGACGGCCGCAGCGGCCAGCGCCTGCGCCTGAACGTGGACTGGACCGTCGAAACCATCCTCAAATCCCCACATCGGTAA